In a single window of the Zonotrichia leucophrys gambelii isolate GWCS_2022_RI chromosome 2, RI_Zleu_2.0, whole genome shotgun sequence genome:
- the LOC135442951 gene encoding feather beta keratin-like — translation MACNSLCSPCGPTPLANSCNEPCALQCQDSHVIINPSPVLVTLPGPIMTSFPQNTAVGSTSSAALGTELNAQGQPISGGFGGFGGLGYGLGGLGCYGRRGYGNIC, via the coding sequence ATGGCCTGCAACAGCCTTTGCAGCCCCTGCGGACCCACCCCACTGGCCAACAGCTGCAacgagccctgtgccctgcaatgccagGATTCCCACGTCATCATCaacccttcccctgtgctggtcaccctgccaggacccatcatgacctccttcccccagaacacCGCCGTCGGATCCACCTCCTccgctgctctgggcactgagctcaatgcccagggacagcccatctCTGGCGGAtttggtggctttggtggcCTTGGCTACGGCCTGGGAGGCCTGGGCTGCTATGGCAGAAGGGGCTATGGAAACATCTGCTAA
- the LOC135442953 gene encoding feather beta keratin-like — MACYNRCSPCGPTPLANSCNEPCALQCQDSRVIINPSPVLVTLPGPIMSSFPQNTAVGSTSSAALGTELNAQGQPISGGFGFGLGYGLGGLGCYGRKGYGSIC, encoded by the coding sequence ATGGCCTGCTACAACCGCTGCAGCCCCTGCGGACCCACCCCGCTGGCCAACAGCTGCAacgagccctgtgccctgcaatgccagGATTCCCGCGTCATCATCaacccttcccctgtgctggtcaccctgccaggacccatcatgagctccttcccccagaacacCGCCGTCGGATCCACCTCCTccgctgctctgggcactgagctcaatgcccagggacagcccatctCGGGCGGATTTGGCTTTGGCCTTGGCTACGGCCTGGGAGGCCTGGGCTGCTATGGCAGAAAGGGCTATGGCTCCATCTGCTAA